Sequence from the Ereboglobus luteus genome:
GTTGTCACCGGCGTTGTCACGAAGATCACCAGCTTCGGCGCCTTCGTGGAGCTCAAGGACGGCATCGACGGCCTCGTGCACATCTCGCAAATCAGCGAGGACCGCATCGAGAAGGTCAAGGACGTGCTCAAGCCCGGCCAGGAAGTCACCGCCCGCGTCATCAAGATTGACACCGCCGAGCGCCGTCTCGGTCTCTCGATCAAGGCCGCCAACTACTCCGCGGAGCAGCTCGCGTCCGAAACCGCGACGCTCGAGGCGCTCACCCGCGACAGCAGCGGCGACATGATGAACCTCGGCGACATCCTCGACGCCGCCTCCGGCGACAAGGAAAAATCCGCCGAATAAGCGGACGCTTCATTCATCAGCAAAAAACACTCAACAACACCAAGCGCCCGGCCCAAACCGCCGGGCGCTTTTTTGCGCACAAGCACCAGCTTGCAATACCACTTGCGAGTGAGATTTAGACCTGAGGGGGAGGGTGCGTGCTTGCCGGACGCGCCGAAAATCACGAGAGGAAAACAACACGGCGGTTGGCAGAATGTCGCCAACGCCCGGAACGGCGAAACCGCCCAAGCGTTGACGACACCAAAGAATAAATCCCATCCGCAAATGGCAACGGCACCGCGGCAGGGCAAAGCATCAGGCTGAGCCGAAATCATGGTGCGCGCGGCTCAGCCGGGAGGCTTCGCCCTGCCGAATCGTGTTTCTCACAGCCCTGTTCGGCGCCGGATCGTTGGGCCTTACCAGATCGTCACGATGTCGCTGCCGCCGCGCCGCATTTTGTCGCCTTCCTTCACGTCGAAAGCCTTCCAAAATTCCTCAAGGTTTGAGAGCGGTCCGCGCACGCGCCACTCGGCGGGTGAATGCGGGTCGATGACGATGAGGTTGCGGCGATACTCGGGGCGGCGCACTTCGCGCCAAATGCTCGCGTAGCTGAGGAAGAATCGCTGCTCGGGCGTGTAGCCGCCGATTTTTGCGCGAGATTGCCCGGCAAGCGCGCGTTGGAGCGCGGCGTAGGCAATTTTCACGCCGCCGAGGTCGGCGATGTTTTCGCCCTGCGTGAGCGTGCCGTTCACATGGAGCGCGCCGTCGAGCACGGTGTAGTTGTTGAACTGGTCAATTATGACCGCGGCGCGCTTGTTGAAAGCCTCGGTGCTTTGGGGCGTCCACCAATCCTTCAGGTTGCCCCGGGCGTCGTATTGGCGGCCCTGGTCGTCGAAACCGTGCGTCATTTCGTGCCCGATCACGGAACCGATGCCGCCGTAGTTGACGGCGTCGTCGGCGTTGGCGTCGAAAAATGGCGGCTGCAAAATGCCGGCGGGGAAAACAATGCAGTTTTCAACCGGATTGTAGTAGGCGTTGATCGTGGACGCGGTCATGAACCACTCCGTGCGATCGACGGGCTGGCCGATCTTCGCGAGGTTGCGGCGCATTTCGTAGGCGTTGGCCGCAAAAACATTTTCCACATACGATGCGTCGCGGCTGATCGTGAGCGTGGAATAATCGCGCCACTTGTCGGGATAACCCATTTTCACGCTAAAGGAGTTGAGCTTTTCGAGTGCGCGCGCGCGGGTTGGCGCGTCCATCCACTCAAGCGTTTCGATGCGCGCGCGAAACGCGGAGCGAAGGTCCTCGACGAGCTTGAGCACGCGGGCCTTTGACGCGGGCGGGAAATATTTCGCCACATAAAGCTGCCCGAGCGCGTCGCCAATGCCGTCGTCGACGCTTTCCGTGACACGCTTCCAGCGCACCTTGATTTCCTTTTGTCCATTGAGCGCCCGGCCGTAAAAGGCGAAGTTTTCATTGACGAAATCGTCGCCCAGGCAGGGCGCCGCGCCGCGGACAAGATTCCAGCGCAGGTAGGCGCGCCAGTCGGCGAGCGGGGTTTCGTTGAGCTGCGCGGCAAACGCCCGCATGAAGTCGGGCTGGCCGACGTTGACACTGCGAACATTGCGCGCGCCAATCGCCTTGAAAAACGCGGCCCAGTCGAAATCGCCGGTGATTTTGGCGAGGTCGGCGACGGCGGTTTTGTTGTAATTGGCCTCGGGATCGCGAAGCTGCACGCGCGTGCGCGAGGCGGCGGCGAGCTTGGTTTCGAGATTCATCACGGCCTGCGCCGCCACGCGCGCGGTCTCGGGCGAGTCTCCCGCGAACACAAGCATCTTTGCGATATGCTCGACGTATTCGGCGCGCAGTTTTTTCATCTTCTCGCTGTCGGTAAAATAATAATCGCGGTCGGGCAGGCCGAGCCCGCCCTGCGTGACTTGCGCGAGGTAGGACTCGCTGTCCTTCTCGTCGGCGTCGACGTAGAAACCGAAACTGTTGCGCACGCCGATCTGCTTGAGCGCGGCGATGACCTTGATCACATCGGCGCGTGATTTGATGCCCGCGATCAAGTCGAGTTGCGGCTGGATGGGTTTGACGCCCGCGGCATTAATCGCGCCTTCATTCATGCCGCTCGCATAAAAATCCCCGACCATGCGCGCGGGCGAGCCGGCCTTCGCGGAAGCGGCTGCGGCATTCTCACAAATCTCGTGCAGGTTTTTCTGCGTGCGGTCGATGAGCTCGTAGAAGCTTCCCCAGCCAAGCTGGTCGCCGGGAATCTCGACCGTTTTCAGCCAGGAACCATTGGCGTATTCAAAAAAATCGTCCTGCGGGCGAACCGAGGAATCGATGGCGTTGAGGTCGAGCTCGGCGCGCAGGGCGAGAGTGAAAATGAACGATGCGGCCAGAAGAGGTAATGCGCGAATGATGTGGTTTCTCATAGGGATGCGATTTTTCGTTGATGCCGGATGGATACGCCCGGCGCGCGGATTGCGCAAGCATTCTGGAATTGCACACGCGTGACATAGTCCAGACACTGCCGGGCTCCCAATTCTTTTATGAAGCACCCCAAATTATTCTCCCTCAAATCACCGCGCCTTCGCATTGCCATGATTTTGACCGTCGCAATGATGGGCGCGGTTTTTTTCGCACCCGCCGTTTTCGCCAAGGATCGCCGTCCGGAAGTGATCAAACAAACGCAACCGAGTTATCCGTCGAGCATGAAAGAAAGCGGCATGACGGGCGAAGTGACCATTCGGTTTTTTGTGGATGAATCCGGCGATGTCGTTGATCCAGTAATCATACGCTCAAACCACTCCGGCTTTGAGCAGGCGGCAATCGACGCCGTTTTGAAATGGAAGTTCAAACCAGGGATAAAAGACGGCAAGGCGGTCAAGACGCGCATGCAAATACCACTGGTTTTCCATTTGGATGGCGAAGAAGGAAGGAACGCCTACTCCTACACCACACCCGGCCCCTCCAAAAAAGACATCTCCAAAATGCCGGAAGGCTACCGCTACGATGTCGCGCCGAAGCCGCGCAGCGTAATCTATCCGGTTTATCCCTACGAGCAGTTGAAAAACAACACCAAGGGCAAGGCCAGCGTTGCGGTGTTGGTCGACGCGCGCGGGAAAGTCAGGAAAATGGAGATCTCCAAGCAAAGCGCGCCGGAGTTCGGCCTCGCGGCGCTTGCGGCGTGCGAGTATTTCGAGTTCGAGCCCGCCACCCTGCAAGGCCAGCCGACCCATGCGATCATAACCGTGTCGCTTGAATTTAACAAAGGCTCCAAGTTCATAACCGGCGAAGACCGCGACATGCTTCGCATTGAGAAAAAATCGCCCGAAAAAATCATCCCCGCCGGCAAACTCGACGCCATGCCCAAGATGATTGCCTCGCGGCAGGCACCGTTTCCACTGGCGGCGTTGCGTGAGAACCTGACCTCGGGCGAGGCCGTGGTGGAGTTTTACATCGACAGCAAGGGCATGGTTCGCCTCCCGCGCATCGTCTCCAACACGCATCCATCATTTGGATACATCGCCGTGCAAACCATCGCAAACTGGCGTTTTGAGCCGCCCGTCCAGGGAGGGAAACCCGTCATTACGCGCGCCCGCATACCGATCGGTTTTACCTCCAAGGTCAAAAAAACGCGCGCCAAATAAGCCCGGGGCGGCAAACGTAAACCGAAACGCCCGCGTCTTCTCCGCTCGACGCGGCGCGCAAGGTTGAGTTTTCTCGCTATCATCATGAAAATCAAATCCGCCGAATTCCTCACCAGCGCGACGACGCTTCGCAACTGCCCGCGCGCCGACTGGCCCGAGTTCGCCATGATCGGGCGCTCCAACGTCGGCAAGTCCTCGCTCATCAACATGCTCACCGAGCGGCGCAACCTTGCCAAGGTTTCCGCCACGCCCGGCAAGACGCGCCTCCTGAATTTCTTCACCATCAACAACCGATGGCTGCTCGTTGATCTGCCCGGTTACGGCTACGCCAAGGTCGCGCAGGAAAAACGCGCCGATTTCAACGAGGCCGTCGCCGGCTATATCGAGGGACGCGAAACACTGCTCTGTGTGTTTGTGCTCATCGACTCGCGCATCGAGCCCCAGCGCATCGACATCGACTTCCTGCAATGGCTCGGCGAGCGCGACATGCCCCACGCGCTCATTTTCACCAAGACCGACAAACAATCGCCCGCCGCCACCCGCGCCAACATCGACCGTTTCAAGCAAGCGCTCTCCGCATGGCGCGCCGAATTGCCGCCGACATTTCTCAGTTCGTCCCAAACCAAGGCCGGACGCGGCGAAATCCTGCGTTTTATTGAGCAAACGATGGCCGCATGAGACATATTGGCCGGTTTGTGAAAAAAAACCTTGAACTTCGTCCCGTGACAGAAGATTTTCCGCCTCCCTGTTTCTGGTAGGATACTCAAGTGGCCAACGAGGGCAGACTGTAAATCTGCTGGCTTACGCCTTCCCTGGTTCGAATCCAGGTCCTACCACCACTTTCCGCCTCCGAGCAATCGGAGGCTTTTTTGTTCGCCCAGTTGCCACGAACCATCCCCTGAAAAGGGATGCATCTTGGTTCATTTTTAAGATTTTTTCTCCCGGGGCACGCTTTTATCCAAGTCCTTCTCAAAGGATTTCTGGGCTTTCTTTTTTTCATTGGGATATCCGGACATTCCAGCCCCGCCAGACGAGCTGTATGCGCAACCGCCAAATGGAATCACAATCAATGCAATCAATACTAACAGACTTTTTTTCATGATGGGATAACTCTAAGATTAATGACATTTCGAAAAAGGAATGTTCCTTTAATTTGCCTGCCTGAACCAAACCTTTGTTATTGCGCGCCGCAGTCGCGCATCCACTCCGCTACATTCCGAAAATTTTCTGCAACCGCCGCCAGACTCCGGCGACGAATTGACGCAACCGGCCCTTGTCATAACGCCCCTGCCCCATCGCGGTTTTTTGCACAAGAAACATTCCCTCGCCGACAAACAAGTCGTCGTAAAGCGGGCTCAGTCCGCGGCAGTAGCGCCAAAGCGATTTCACCCGCGTGGGACGGTAACGCACCGCCGCCGAAAACCCCATCGTCGCCCACGCCTCGGCGCGCTGCACGGGACGTCGCCCGTCCTCGCGCGGTTCGGGAAACTCCGCCTGCACGCCGCGCTGCCCCGCCACAATCAAGCGGCACGGCCCCGCAAATTCAAAAAATCGAAACTGCCCCGTCACCCACGCGTGCACACTGAAAAAACGCCAGTGGCTGCGAATCACCAGCGGCGCATCCGCCGCGCGCACGACACCCGCAAGATAACGCGGACGCAGCACCAGCGAGCCGCCCTTCGGCACCCGCACGACGGCCAGCTCGGCGCGCCGTCCGCGCAAATCCGCGCCCTCGCCCTTCCACTTGCCCGCGCCACGCAAAGTCACGCGCCGTGTATTGTCCGCGGCTTCGTTGCGCAACTCCGCCAGACGCGTCAGGCGACACGCAATGTTCATGAGGGGGAATCGCGCTTTCAGCCAAAAACGATTGCGCCGCGCCAGTTCCTCATCGGCCGACTCCACCAGCCCGGGTCGCACGCACAACAACTCGCCCGGCATTAACTCGACCGTCACCGCCCTGCCCTCCTCGTCAACCGCCAGCGTCACATCCGTGCGTTTCGACAGGCGCAGCGGTTTCCGGCGAATCACAAACGGCGGGGCAAGATAATACAGCGCAAACCTGCCGGCAAACGGCCACGCCATCCAAACACCGAAAAACCAAAACGCGAACCGGCGCCCGTGCTTTCCCTCCCAAACCAAGAGCGCGTAAAATTTGAGTTCAGAGGTTTCCGCCTCCGTTGCCGTGATGAGCCGCCCGACACGCGCCAGCGCAATCTCGGCGCGCTGCTGCGCCTGCGCCGCGTCCACCAGCTCCTGCCGCAATGCGACGATGCGCTCGGACGCCCCGGTTTTGATTTTTTCCTGCTCAACCCGCTTGCGATCGTTCAGCTCCTGCTCCTCGCGGGAGCCCGTCCAGCGCTTCCATTCGCTCTCGAGTGATTTGTGCAACTCGATCGCGCGCTCGGCCTCGACGACCTTTTGCTGCTGCGCGTCCAGCTCGGCGCGCAACGCCTCGATGCGCGCGTCGGTTTCCTCGCACAATGTCGCGATTCTTGCGCGCTCCGCGGAAAACAAAGCCAGCTCGCGGGCGCGGCGTTGCGAAAAATCGCCGTCGTCGTGCGCATACAACCACCACGCCCACCCCGCCAGCCCGAGCGCCGCAATCACACAGGCCGTGATCGCGCGCTTTAACAGCCAAAGAAAAAACTGTGACAGATGCGAGGTCACGCCGGCCACGTTTCCATTTTCCAAGCGCCGTCCCAGAACATCCATTCGAGCCGCGTGCCGGTCACAAAATGCCGCGCCACGCCGGCGCGCTGCTCGTCCGTGAGGCGCTCGCCCACGCGGTTGACCACATCGAGCACCTGGCGAACCGTCGCGCCGAATTCATCGCCGCCATACGTGTCGATCCATTTTTGATAAAGCGCGTTGGGCGAACCCGCGGCTGTGAGCGCCTTGCCCACTTCCCAGTAAACCCAGTAGCACGGCAGAAACGCCCCGAGCGCCTCGTGATACGGACGCTCCTGCGCCACACGCAAAAGATACGATGTGTAGTGATGGCACGCGGGCGCGACGGGCGCGGCGGCAACCGCCTCGCGATCAAGTTTCCACGCCGAAAAAAAGCCCTCGTGCAACGCGCGCTCCACGACGATGGCGTTGGTGCCATGTTGCGCGAACATCATGAACTCGTCGTCGCTGGCAGCCCTTGCGCCGATGAGCGCGAGGCCGCGCCCGTAATCGCGCAGATAGTGCGCGTCCTGAAGCACGTAATGCCTGAACGCCTCCGCCGGCAATGTGCCGTCGGTTAGTCCGCGCAAAAATGGATGCGCCAGAATTTTCTCATAAACCGGCAAAGCCGCCTGCCAGAGGGAATCAGTGAATGTGGACATCGTTGCAAAAATAGATGCGCCCCTCACGCCGCCGCTCCGTGCCGGGCAACCCACGCAGCCAGCGCGGGGGGAAGCGCGACGCGCGCGCGATCATCCGAGCGGATGCAAACATGCTCCGTCCTCACAATCGCCGCGCGCTTGGCGGGCGCGCCCTCGACGGCGAGCCGGGTGATTTCATAGTCGATGCGATAGGAGTCGTCCGAAAGCGCCGCCGGTTTGACCGCGATCGAAATTTTATCCCCGCAAGCAAGCGGACGCAAATAGTCGGCGCTGCTTTTTGAGATGGGAATGACGATGCCGTTGTCGGAAAAAAACGAGCGCAACTCGATGCCCGCCGCCGCAAGCGACTCCTCGTAGGCCTCGTGGCAAAACGAGAGATAGTTTGCGAAATACACCACGCCCGCGGCATCGGTGTCCGCAAAATGGATCGTGCGCTGATGGACGAACGGCATTACTTTACGATGAAGTCCTTGAGCCGGGCGTCGTTTTTGAACAGATCCACCGCCTTGACCTGGTCGAGTGTTTTGAGGTGCGTGTTTTGAGGATAATTTTTGACAGCCTTGGCGAGAACCTTGCGCGCATCGTCATCGCGGCCGAGCATCACAAGCGCGCGCAGTTTGCGTTCGATGAAAACGGGATTCTCCGCGACTTCCTTCAACTGCGCGTCGCACGCGGCGAGCGCGCCCTTGTAGGCCTTGATCGCGCCGGATTTGTCGCCGAGGCGGACGCGCACCTTGCCGAGCTCTATCCAGTAGTCATCGATCGTGGGATTGAGCGTGGTCGCCTGCGTGAGCGATTTTTCCGCGGCCGTGTAGTTGCGCAGAAAGTTTTCCATGTTGGCATCGCTGGCGTGCTTTGCCGCCTGGTCCTGGTGAAGTTTGGAAACTTCCTTTTTGCCGCCGCCGCAACCGGCGATCAGAACAAGAACGAGCAACGCGGTGAGGGTGCTTGTGATTTTTTGCATAAACTGGGGGTAACGTGAAACGAAGAGCGGCGCGGCTGGCAAATGATTCTTCAAAAAAACTCGCGCCCGCGATGGCTCCGCTTGCGCATGATTACGCGGCGACCGCGCTCCAAAAGCGGCATTCGTCGGAGAACTCGCGCACGGCGCGCGACTCGGCGCTCACTTTGCTGCGCAGCGCGTCGAACGTGTGCCGCCAGCCCGTCACCGCGAGGTCGGCGAGAATCTCGGCGCGCGTGGGCAGGTGCATGAAGGTGCGCCCCGTTTCGTCCTCAAAATAACGGTCGCCAAACTCGACAAGGCACAGGTCCTGCCGCCCCTCGGCCCAGCGATCCGCCTCCATGCGCCAGAGGATGTGCTCGCCCGCGCCGCCGCACTCGCGATCGTGCGTGGTGAAGAGCAACGGCGCGCCGGATTTGCAAACGGCTCGCAGCTCAAGGAGCGCGGCGATGCGGTTTTTACGGCCGGGGATTTGCATCAGGCCGTTGAACATAAAAAGCGCGCCCTCGAACCGCGGCGCGCCGTCAAAGCCGCCGGCTTTACGCAATCGCGTGGCGTCGGCGAGATACACGCGGATGTTCGCGCCGGGCGCGCGCTCATCGACAAGGCTGCGCGCCTGGTCGACAAGTTCCTCCGCAAAATCGAACGCGGTGATGTTGCGGTATCCGAGATCGTGCAGCCCCATCGTCACGCGGCCCGCGCCGCAACCCGCCTCGATGAGCGGCGCGTCGGGATTGGTGAAAAAACGCTGGATGAGAATGCTCTCGGATTTCCAAAGCCCGAGAAAATGCGCCGCGCGCGCATAGTGGATGACGGTGTTAGGATCGTTGAAATCGTCCCGAACCGTGGCGGAGGTGATTTTTTTCGCGGAAGACATTTCTACTTGGGAAGCGCCGCCATCTCCTCATGAGCGCCCAAGTCGCTCGTGCTCCGTATCGCGCGCAGCACCCGGTCGCGCATCGCATCCGGCGAGAGGCCGTGCGCGGCGCGCAGCGTGGCGGCATCGGTGCCGTGCCCGACAAACGCATCCGGCCAGCCAATGCACTCGACGGGCGTCGTGACGCCGGCATGTTGCAGCGTCTCAAGCACCGCGCTGCCGAATCCGCCGGTGAGCACATGGTCCTCCATCGTCACGAGCAGCGGCGCTTTCGCGGCGTGCGCGAGCAGGAGTTCGCTGTCGAGAGGCTTGGCGAAGCGGGCGTTGACCACGCCGACGCTGAGATTGTTTTCAAGCGCGAGGCGGTCGGAAAGCGCGAGCGCGTCGCGCACCATCGTGCCAAGCGCCCAGATCATCGCGTGCGCGCCTTCGCGCAACACCTCGGCTTTTCCGACGGGAAGCGCGGAGGGCTCCGCCTTGACCGGAACACCTTGCGCCGCGCCGCGCGGGTAGCGAATGAACATGGGGGCGTTTGCCGTGAGCGCCGTGTGCATCATGTCAACCAACTCGTCCTCGTCCTTCGGTTGCATGATGACGGCGTTTGGCACGAGGCGCAGATATGCGATGTCGAAGAGTCCGTGGTGCGTGGCCCCGTCGTTCGGCGAAAGCCCGGCGCGGTCCATGCAGAAAGTGACGGGCAGGTTTTGCAGGCAAACGTCGTGCAAAATCGGGTCGAGGCTGCGCTGGAGAAACGTCGAGTAAATCGCGACAACGGGGCGGATGTTTTTCGTGGCAAGCCCCGCCGCAAAAACAACTGCGTGCTCCTCGGCGATGCCGACATCAAAAAACTGGCGGGGCAGCTCGGCCGCGAGGTGGTTGAGCCCGGTGCCGGAAGGCATCGCCGCCGTGATGCCGACAATGCGCGGATCGGCCTTGGCAAACTTTGTGAGCGTGCGTCCAAACACCTCCTGCCACGCGGGCGGCGCGTCCGTCTTTACCGTCT
This genomic interval carries:
- a CDS encoding class I SAM-dependent methyltransferase, producing MSSAKKITSATVRDDFNDPNTVIHYARAAHFLGLWKSESILIQRFFTNPDAPLIEAGCGAGRVTMGLHDLGYRNITAFDFAEELVDQARSLVDERAPGANIRVYLADATRLRKAGGFDGAPRFEGALFMFNGLMQIPGRKNRIAALLELRAVCKSGAPLLFTTHDRECGGAGEHILWRMEADRWAEGRQDLCLVEFGDRYFEDETGRTFMHLPTRAEILADLAVTGWRHTFDALRSKVSAESRAVREFSDECRFWSAVAA
- the yihA gene encoding ribosome biogenesis GTP-binding protein YihA/YsxC, with translation MKIKSAEFLTSATTLRNCPRADWPEFAMIGRSNVGKSSLINMLTERRNLAKVSATPGKTRLLNFFTINNRWLLVDLPGYGYAKVAQEKRADFNEAVAGYIEGRETLLCVFVLIDSRIEPQRIDIDFLQWLGERDMPHALIFTKTDKQSPAATRANIDRFKQALSAWRAELPPTFLSSSQTKAGRGEILRFIEQTMAA
- a CDS encoding acyl-CoA thioesterase; the encoded protein is MPFVHQRTIHFADTDAAGVVYFANYLSFCHEAYEESLAAAGIELRSFFSDNGIVIPISKSSADYLRPLACGDKISIAVKPAALSDDSYRIDYEITRLAVEGAPAKRAAIVRTEHVCIRSDDRARVALPPALAAWVARHGAAA
- a CDS encoding transketolase C-terminal domain-containing protein, with amino-acid sequence MMHTALTANAPMFIRYPRGAAQGVPVKAEPSALPVGKAEVLREGAHAMIWALGTMVRDALALSDRLALENNLSVGVVNARFAKPLDSELLLAHAAKAPLLVTMEDHVLTGGFGSAVLETLQHAGVTTPVECIGWPDAFVGHGTDAATLRAAHGLSPDAMRDRVLRAIRSTSDLGAHEEMAALPK
- the tenA gene encoding thiaminase II, with product MSTFTDSLWQAALPVYEKILAHPFLRGLTDGTLPAEAFRHYVLQDAHYLRDYGRGLALIGARAASDDEFMMFAQHGTNAIVVERALHEGFFSAWKLDREAVAAAPVAPACHHYTSYLLRVAQERPYHEALGAFLPCYWVYWEVGKALTAAGSPNALYQKWIDTYGGDEFGATVRQVLDVVNRVGERLTDEQRAGVARHFVTGTRLEWMFWDGAWKMETWPA
- a CDS encoding TonB family protein — protein: MILTVAMMGAVFFAPAVFAKDRRPEVIKQTQPSYPSSMKESGMTGEVTIRFFVDESGDVVDPVIIRSNHSGFEQAAIDAVLKWKFKPGIKDGKAVKTRMQIPLVFHLDGEEGRNAYSYTTPGPSKKDISKMPEGYRYDVAPKPRSVIYPVYPYEQLKNNTKGKASVAVLVDARGKVRKMEISKQSAPEFGLAALAACEYFEFEPATLQGQPTHAIITVSLEFNKGSKFITGEDRDMLRIEKKSPEKIIPAGKLDAMPKMIASRQAPFPLAALRENLTSGEAVVEFYIDSKGMVRLPRIVSNTHPSFGYIAVQTIANWRFEPPVQGGKPVITRARIPIGFTSKVKKTRAK
- a CDS encoding tetratricopeptide repeat protein — translated: MQKITSTLTALLVLVLIAGCGGGKKEVSKLHQDQAAKHASDANMENFLRNYTAAEKSLTQATTLNPTIDDYWIELGKVRVRLGDKSGAIKAYKGALAACDAQLKEVAENPVFIERKLRALVMLGRDDDARKVLAKAVKNYPQNTHLKTLDQVKAVDLFKNDARLKDFIVK
- a CDS encoding M13 family metallopeptidase codes for the protein MRNHIIRALPLLAASFIFTLALRAELDLNAIDSSVRPQDDFFEYANGSWLKTVEIPGDQLGWGSFYELIDRTQKNLHEICENAAAASAKAGSPARMVGDFYASGMNEGAINAAGVKPIQPQLDLIAGIKSRADVIKVIAALKQIGVRNSFGFYVDADEKDSESYLAQVTQGGLGLPDRDYYFTDSEKMKKLRAEYVEHIAKMLVFAGDSPETARVAAQAVMNLETKLAAASRTRVQLRDPEANYNKTAVADLAKITGDFDWAAFFKAIGARNVRSVNVGQPDFMRAFAAQLNETPLADWRAYLRWNLVRGAAPCLGDDFVNENFAFYGRALNGQKEIKVRWKRVTESVDDGIGDALGQLYVAKYFPPASKARVLKLVEDLRSAFRARIETLEWMDAPTRARALEKLNSFSVKMGYPDKWRDYSTLTISRDASYVENVFAANAYEMRRNLAKIGQPVDRTEWFMTASTINAYYNPVENCIVFPAGILQPPFFDANADDAVNYGGIGSVIGHEMTHGFDDQGRQYDARGNLKDWWTPQSTEAFNKRAAVIIDQFNNYTVLDGALHVNGTLTQGENIADLGGVKIAYAALQRALAGQSRAKIGGYTPEQRFFLSYASIWREVRRPEYRRNLIVIDPHSPAEWRVRGPLSNLEEFWKAFDVKEGDKMRRGGSDIVTIW